The Quercus robur chromosome 3, dhQueRobu3.1, whole genome shotgun sequence DNA segment gcacaaagaaaaaaagggaagactgggacagctcgatagaaagaagacagaaaaaaagaaaacaagaaaacaaaagtaaaaaagaacacgagcgacctctcatggcacagacagaagaggcctcggggaaccaagacagggaaaaagaatgataacaaacgatttttaaaaaggcagaacaggattccgcccaaataggaaagaaaaggaaaagtagaaggcgctagaagtggggatgccgagaagggcatacctcagcacgccccaaagaagatggccaaccagaagctttcaaaagaatcagaactgagagaaggaaagaatgagaagaaacggaaaagggacttaccgagacaaCGGGGACAATACATACTCTGTTCgcaaaagagcaaaacaggggaaccaatggttccccgggaagtccagaaaactccattataaaaggaggggatgggttgtgaagaaggggcagcgaaaaagtgagaaagaaagaagaaattctctagaaaaagaactatcagagaaaatcaagagtgaagagaaaatattaagggaaaacaaaatattgcttcccggtattctgtaaaagccactattgtacatactcggattcaacgagaatcaaactttgcaagttttgaaggctgaaatagtcattcaagactgcaatttttgagcttgattgaaccttgtatcacgttctagtgagctttctgtaatcaaacagataatgtattaatgaaactttgcttcatatttcccaggatcctcACAGTACTAATTCTTATCGCTTAgttaatcctgtttctttcctccTGAATTTACcttattaatttttggcactctacgatatccttgtttgtcattttgtttgtattgtcaggagtattctctgcatttcacttgattcttaaacatctcgttagctgcggtgagtcaaggcccggtccaccaaatccttcttttcatttaggcctaggatccttgggcctgagtgtcacgaaaaagggCACTCTCACACCTGCCAaacagaaaatttcacaatcaccaTACACAGTACACATTATACTAAGAGACAACCAATATTTCACCAACAACAGCACCAAAACCAACACCAACAGATGGAGTacagccaaattcaaaaaaacaaaaaacagataaaaagcaaaatataaatagaGGTAATTCGGCCAGccaattagagaattcaaaagagagagagatactgaGTAAAGTTAGAtagtaaagaataaagagagaacCATTCAGTGAGAACCATTCGTTACTTTCATTTCATGTTTTCATTTcagtgagataaagagagagagagagagagactgagagagattcagagagaaaaagagagaaataccttgagggagggaGCACCGAGCGGCGAGCGGCGAGCACCGAGCGGCGAGCGGCGAGCACCGAGCGGCGAGCGGCGAGCACCGAGCGGCGAGCACCGAGCGGCGAGCGGCGAGCTCCGAGCACCGAGCACCGAGCACCGGAGCAGAGCGATCTGCGATCTGCAATGAGGGGCGAGCGAGCGACGGCGACGACGAGCGATCTACGGCTACGACGAGTGATCTACTGCTACGGCGACGTGACCTGCGAGCGATCTGCGATCGATCTACGGCGATGGCGTCGATGTGaccgtgggtttggttttggaccTTTGGTTTGCTCtgtatttgggttttttttttgataaacactaAAACACCTCCTCTGTATTGGAGTTTGTTTTTCTTCTGCTCTTTATAGACTGACTGTATTGGGGCTTGGTTTTCTCTGCCAGTGACGTGACCGTGGGTAAGGGTTTGATTTCTGATTCTTtgcattggtttttttttttttttttttttttttttgagaatccctGGGTGGGTTTGCTACCTCTGTAATCTATTGGGCTTGCCGTGGGCTTGGTTTGCAGTGGGCTTGGCTCggttacaacttttttttttttttttttttttttttttttttttttcagattttagttcaatttttttgggcttttttttttttttttttttttttgcttgaaagtagaacagatatatatatatatatatatatatattttttttttttaaaatttgaggacGTTTCTAATTTTGTGactgagggtgttcctaattttgtgatcagggtgttcctaatatagcttaaatataaattttttttttaaattttttttcagttcagggtgttcccaggaacaccctgagtTGTACGTGGCGCCGCCACTGGCTCTATGTATATGCATGCATACTCGtgcctaaaaaccctaatctgACCCTTTCAGCTtctgtttcttttatttctcttaTATCATATGCCTATGCCTTGTTCCACTTTTATGCTTTGTAAGTCTCTATTTCTCTgtttatttgttggtttgttctTCACATGCTAGATTAAGGTTCCTTTAATCATTTCCTTGTTTTACCGTGTGTTGAGGTCCAAAAAGTCACAGCAcccaagcccaaagaaataagCGCAAGGGGCCACGAAAAATAGGAGAAATGGTAAGCCCAaaaggcttgaagcccaaaaacataaagaagaaaaaaaggcaaGCCCGAaagtttatgagaaaagaagaaagaaaaagaaaagaagcccagATCAGCagattgaagaagaaagctAAGCCGGGATCCTCAGAGACTGCTAaaaggctcgggatccccgagGCGTGTAATACAATCAAGAAAGGATTAAGAcagcttaaaagaaaaaaaagccaaaaaaagaacacaagaaGCAAAGGATGGGCACGTCCTTTTCAAGTATCAAATGACCcagcaagaaaagaagaaaaaacttgGAGCGACTTCTCATAGAGCAAGTGGGTGGCACTTCAGGGAGCCAGGATGAAGAAGTATAAAAAGGGGAGTAGCAGCGAAAGACTTTCAAATCGGTAGAGTGGGATTCCgcccatttgagaaaaaaaataaagaagaaggacGGCCAAAAGCTGGACCATGAAAAGCGTGACCTCAGCGTACTCCGAAATAGGTAGTCAGCCATGGACTTTCAAAGAAACAACactaaaaagaaggaaagaatgaagaaaaggGAAACTGAACCTTCTGGGCGATGGGCACAACACAGGCTCTGGTACCCAGGGGGCAAAACAGGGGAATCAATAGTTCCCCTAGGACTTCGAAATAACATTATAAAAAGGGGGGAAGGATTGCGAAGAGAAGGCAGAAAATTTACAACAGAATCATTTGAGAAAGTTCTATCGAGAAAAAAACTCAGGGAAATTAGTAAAATTACTTCCCGGTATCCTAGAaaaagccactatagcacatacttgaatttaaaaagaatcaaactttgcaaatCTTAGAGATTTGAATAACCATctaagactgtaatttttgagcttgcttgaaccttgtatcacgtcttagtgagcacactgtaatcataataaagaaaattcaatgaaatattCCCTATTGATTTGAGAATCCCTAACCATTACTTTGTGCTTTTACTGTTTGCTTTTGCATTACTTTGctgttttgattgttgttcaatacaaatatccttgtttgttagtttatgtgtattgtaAGAAGCAAGCTCTGTgcaccacttgattcttaaacagccctttagctgcggtgaatcaaagcccagtccaccaaaactagaactatttggcccaggatccttgggcttgagtgctaaagaaaaaaagcaatctcacattttggcgactccgctaGGGAATGGGtaaagaagagggaagaagcaATTTCTTCGCAGAgcatgcctccaagacaaaggaaCAACAAGGGTACTAATATACCACCTGCGGCCTCTAAGCCTGTGGGAGAAAATGTGGTAGCTTCTAGACAGAGAGGCGAGGTACCCCTGGTAGAGCAAGAAGTCGTGTTAGGACAAAGGCATACAAGGCAGGAACCAGACCCCATGGCTCGGATGACAGCGATGTTgaaggatctggagcaagagGTTCgccttctcaaagaaggcaagACACAGGAAATCAGGGACAATGTTCCCCCTGTTGGTAACCAAGATAGAACTTaaccagaaggagggtcagtaGTGGGAGGGAGAACCAATCCCCAGTACTTAACACTGACAGATGTCAGTGCCCTTCTGGAGCAAGAAACGGAAAAGCTTTCGGGGATCCCCAAACAATTCTCTCAAGATCCCCCattccctccagaacttcttggcaagCCGTACCCCAAGGGGTatgaacccccaaagttccatccttttgaCGGAAGAAATGGAAGCGCTGTGGAACACATGAGTAGGTTCAttcacactatgggcccctatgcaggagacagagaactatgtctaaaaaaatttgctaaatccttagtggatagagcatacacttggtacactatgggcccctatgcaggagacagagaactatgtctaaaaaaatttgctaaatccttagtggatagagcatacacttggtacaccacgctgagacctgGGTCCATCAAAACCTGGGATGATATGATGGAGAGATTCTGTGCTAAGTATTACCTCGGTGAGGACAAGATCACTTTCCAAAACCTCCAGATGGTAAGGCAGAGGCCTGAAAAGGAACTCGTCCAGttcattaaaagatttgaagatgttTCCCTGGATTGTTATggggaccatgaagaaaaggagcttgTAGAAACCTGCATATCCAACTTGCTTTTCGATTACAGACTCAACCTCGAAAATCTATGCATCGCATAGTTTGCTGACCTGTTACAGAGAACTAGAAGGACATCACAGACTATAAGGACAAAAAGGATGCTAGTATCTCAAGCCATGACAGCATCAGtgggagagaaaaggaagaggccTGACgggaaggtgttcgaggaaccaTCAGTGATCCCATGCACAACTGAGGAGTTAAACCATGTCTTGGAAAAATGGATCGGAGATAGAGTTGTTAGGCCATTTACTGTGTCCAAGCCACCAActaaagaagaaaggaagaaccaTTTGTTTTGCAAgatccataattatgtcaagcatTCCACCAAGGATTGCTAGACCCTCCGTAGACTCTTCCAATAAAAGCTAAGAGAAGGAACCCtggaactcactcagaaggagccggaagtgcagaggaaccctttgcctaaccacaaagggaaagggatggtagcagtagtaatccATGGGAACTCGGTTGAAGCAAGAGAATCCAAAGGATCCTTCCCCTAAGCACAGTCAGGACCATCCAGAAGAATCccaagttcaggtcactattcaaccAACTAGGATttggaccagaagcaagaaagGTGGCCACAGAGTCTTTCATGAGTATAGTACCAGATTCGGGAGTGGAATGTTTCACAgcagagtcacatgctagtcaaGCTTTTCTGGAGACAACCAATTTAATAACTTTCACCGATGAGGACATAAAGGTTAAGCATCCAGACCACCatagacccctttatctaatggccactATAAATGGTATCCAAATTAGAAGAGCATTGGTGGACATAGGGGCATCACTCAACTTCATAGCCTTGAGTATCCTGGAAGCTGTGGGCCTggttgacagaaggatcctgggggctcccatggagataacaggatttggagggtCGTTGGAATCAACTGAAGGGTACGTGCAGTTGGCCTTGAGAGTAAGACCAATAGTGGtcttgacaaggtttcatgtaaTTAATATAGAGGTATCTTACCATGTATTATTGGGATGCCCATGACTCCATAAACACCGCCTTATTCCGTCTACGtaccatcaatgcattaaagggagattAAATGGGAGGCCTGTGAGGATCCCTTCCAGCCGTAACCCTTTCAGCCaaggagaagtgaactttgcagaaacaatGTTTTACGATGAGCTAGAGTCGGATGATGAGAGCCCCGCGCTAGGTACTCCAGGGGCACCTAtcttggaagaagaagaagaaggaggaaagGGCACTcgtgacctgagaaaccttttggaaagaaaaaggcaaaagaGGGAGctcagctcttcaggatcccgagaatgtgtggtggtgcgagAACTCGGAGGAAGGCTgatttatcgtttgtgaaggtgcacGGGACCTAAATGCATCACGCAGAAAGGTGCCGGACCACCAAGTTGCAAGATGGCtcaagaagaaatcccagagGAACCAGTCAAGAAagcccagattcagcctgaggaagaattaaaggaaataaatttGGGAACCAAGCTGGGATCCTAGAAGCCTGTCTTTATTAGCAGTCAATTGATGGCACAAGAAAGGGAACAATTGGTGGCCTATTCCAGAAATACGgagatgtgttcgcatggacctATGATAAAATGCCTGGTTTAGACCTGAGATTGGTAGTTCATTCTCTTAACATAGACCTAGGAATAAGACTAGTAGTTCAGCCGGCTAGGGTCTttcacactgaggtagaagcttagATAATTAAAGAAGTTAAAAAGctgctaacagctggttttatcaaacccatccagcACCCTAAATGGCTTTCTAACATAGTAcctgtgaaaaagaaaaatggtcagaTCCATTGCTATGTAAACTTTCGCAACCTGAATAAGGCATGCCtaaaagatgagttccccttgcccaatatcgacctccttgtagattcagctgcaggaagcTCTATGTTTtcgtttatggatgggtacagtgggtACAACCAAATTCGCATGGCTGTCAAAGATACAGAGAAAATGGCATTCAGAACTCCAATTGGGAACTTTTATTACATTGTAATGCCTTTTGGCCTAAAAAATGTGGGGGCTACGTACTAGCAAACCATGACAGCTATCTTTCATGACATGATACATGGGGAGATGGAAGATCACgtagatgatattgtggtaAAATCAAAAACTAGAACAGGACACCTCCAGGTACTTAAGCAAGTTTTTGAAAGACACAGGAAGTACAAACTACGCATGAACCCCATGAAATGTGCCTTCGGGGTGTCTgttggaaagttccttgggtttctagtacatcacaaaggcataagtgtAGATCCAGCTAAGGCCACAGCCATCGCCACAATGAAAAGACCGACAACTGTGAGGGAGCTtaaaagcttcctgggaagggtctcctatattaggagatttgtTCTTGGATTAGCTTCAATTACGACGGGtttatccaaactgttgaaaaagggaaCTAAGTTCACTTGGGGAACGGAACAACAGGAGGCCTTCTAGAGGATTCAGCACATCATGAATCATCTACCCACCCTCCAAGCGCTAATgcgtgggcgacctctgttacTGTATTTAGCATCAAACTCCCAGGCAATAAGAGCTTTGCTAGCACAGGAAAATGACCATGGGAACGAGCAACCTTGTTTATTACGTAAGTAGGACACTCAAAGACACCGAGACCAAGTATctcagaatagagaaagcctgcctaatAATCATCTACGCGTCCCAGAGGTTGAAAATGTATTTCTCAGCTCACCAGATCCTTTCGGTGACTAAGTCTCACCCCATAAAGGCACTCCTATACCAGCCATTTCTCACGGGAAGGATAGCATAATGGCTAGTCCTGCTCTCTTAATATGACATAGGCATCAGAACCCCCAAGGTTGTCAAAAGCCAAGCCATAGCAGATCTGCTGGCTCAGTTCCCAGGAAAGGAAGAAAGCCCACTGAATGAAGAAATCCCGGGTGAGGTGGCAGTGACAGAGATCCCAGGAAAGAAATGGACAATAAGATTCGACGGGTTAGCTACAATAACTTCAAATGGACAATCAGATTTGACGGGTTAGCTACAATAACTTCAAATCGAGTTGGAGTCGTACTAAGCTGTGAGAATGGGGACATCATACCCTtatctttcaagcttggtttctcatgctttAATAACGTAGCTGAATATGAGGCGTACTTAATCGGGCTGACTATAGCACTCAGTATAGGAGTCAAGCATATGAGAGTATTGGGAGACTCCAATCTTATAGTTTCCCAGGTGAAAGGTGACTTTACACTAAGAGAACAAAGTTTAGCATCCTACAGGACTTAGACGCAAAGGCTGGAGCTGGAATTCCAAACCTTTAGCATAgagtacactcaaagaagtgagaacaggtttgctgatgcgttcgccaccctgggatcccaaataccatgcAAAGGAAGGGACTCGCTGGTAAAGATAGGAAAGTAAGAACATTCTATCATAAGGATCCCTCAAGAGATGTACCCCGGAGAGTCCAAGCAATAGGACTAGAGGagcgaagtcaaagaaaaaataaaaaaggcagGACCCgaagggaacatcaaagaactgaAGGATTACACTCTGATAGAAGGGGAATTATACAGAAGGCTGCTAGGGGGAATCCTATCTAGGTGTATcaacgagaaggaaggaaagttgaagcTGGAAGAACTACACACCCAAGCCTGTGGGATCGCAGAAAAGGACAGCCTATATAGAAGAATGCAACGCATGAGATACTATTGGCCGAATATGAACAAAGAGGTAGCAACTATACAGGAAAAATGTCAAGAGTGTCGGCTTGCGATAGATAAGGAAGAAAGCTATGCTGTGTTTGTTGCAGAAGATTGGAGAATTTCCTTCATAGAATACTTGGCTCAAGGGATCCTACCAACTGACAGGGCATTAGCCCACCAGCTCAAGAAACTTGCAGACAGGTATTTCTTGTAGAACGGGATCTTATTCAAAAGGGGATACAGTAGGGATCCCCTAAGATGCCTGGggccaaaggaagctagagaagtagtcagggAAGTCCATTCCGGTGATTGTGGGAGTCACCCAGGAAAAAGAAGGCTCTATAAGTAGTTATTattgttgggatattactggccaacgatgaaaagagatTTCAAGGAGCTAGTCAAAACTTGTCACGCCTGTCAAGTCCTTGGAGATGCGATTCATACTTACCCAAGTGTGTTGCAGGATATGACgacaccatggccttttcacaCTTGGGGGTTCGAACTCATAAGGCCTATaaatcctccatccaatggttacATATGGATCTTAGCAGTCATAGAGTACTTTATAAAATGGGTAGAGTCCATCCTTCTGAAAAAAGCCACTGGAGCAGCTGTAGCAAACTTCGTTCAAGAACATATCATTAtaaggttcgggatccccaggagattgatcagtgacaacgggaccccattcataaacaaagacatAAATGGGTTGACTGAGGCATATCACATCAAGCATGGAAGGTCTACCCCATACTActcacaaggaaacggccaagctgagaCCACCAATAAGGTGATGCTAAAGATCCTTAAAAAGATGAAGCACgagtatggagggaaatggagtgaccatttgGCAGATGTactttgggcatgtaggagctctgtaaaAATAGCCACGAGATTTTTGCCATTTTCCCTAGTCTATGGAACAGAAGATATCAGCCATGTGGAATTAGTTGTTCCTACACCAAAGTGGTCCTTGAAGAAGGCCAAGAAGAAACTGAGGACGCAAACAATGAAAGGAGATTGGCAAATCTAgaaagagtagaagaagaaagagaactaGCCAAGAAGAGAAGCCAGAGGTACCAACAAAGAATGactagagcatatgcacaagcagtacgcttAAGAACTTTCACTGAAGGGCAGCTGGTACTAAGAATGACAGAACACGTAAGGAGGAACCTTCTGGGGCCCTCCAAATTCGCCCCAAAATGGGAACGACCCTACATCATCAGAACAGCTCATGAAAGTGGGTATTACTACCTTACAaaagaagatgggacagtcctgacagaacccataaatgGGAAATGGTTGAAACAGTACCATGCATAAGAAAGAAGGGATCTCAACATGCCAGGATCCTTTCGCCAACTTCACAACTCGCtaagtgtttttcttttatcatttcttcGCTTTTGTTATAAATTCTTTTGTTCAGGAACCTATGATAGAATGACACTTTATGGTCCGTACTATCTTTAATGACTTTTCCTATGTTCCTTAAATGATGACCATATTTTAatgaacttttctttttccttcagcCTTTGAATCTTAAATATTGCAAAGTCCAAGTTTGGACAAAATTGAGGAAGGATATCTAGGTcaagacaaaaagaaaatgtataacTTTTGACACATGACCTAGGATCCACCTCACAGATAATTTCAAAATACCCCATAGATAATTTCAAGTGCATGGTCTAGGTTCACAGGCAAAAGTAAGTGCCTAGGATACCTAGACTAGTACTTGACAAAAAGGAGACCCGtcaagttcatgaactgggatcgtatctataataataaaaaaaatatttaaaaaaaaaggggaagggATTcccagtgtacccagttcagtacttgcgcAACAAAGTAACCACCGGGTACCTGATCCAGGACCTATAGTAAGGCTTGTAGGAAGCATGGCCCAGGACTCagtaagaaaaagagaaaagaggggAAAGAAAAGCAATGTATCAAACGGAAACAAGCAAATCCACATGCTATT contains these protein-coding regions:
- the LOC126719633 gene encoding uncharacterized mitochondrial protein AtMg00860-like — translated: MTAIFHDMIHGEMEDHVDDIVVKSKTRTGHLQVLKQVFERHRKYKLRMNPMKCAFGVSVGKFLGFLVHHKGISVDPAKATAIATMKRPTTVRELKSFLGRVSYIRRFVLGLASITTGLSKLLKKGTKFTWGTEQQEAF